From the genome of Gemmatimonadales bacterium:
AACTCCCCGAGACCGGCGGTCGCACAGGGGAGGACGTCATGCGCCTCGCGCGGCAGGCCATGGTGGACACCCTCGACGCGATCCTCGACGCGGTCGGGTACGTCCGATGAATGACGCGCCCGGTCCCATCGACCCGCGGGTCGACATCGGGCACGTCCACCTCAAGGTGGCCGACCTCGAACGCGCCCTCGCCTTCTACTGCGGCGTGCTTGGGTTCGAGTTGACGCAACGCTACGGCGACGGCGCCGCCTTCGTGAGCGCCGGCGGCTACCACCACCACATCGGGCTTAACACCTGGGAGAGCCTTGGCGGCTCGCCGCCTCCCCCGGGCACCACCGGGCTCTACCATGTCGCCATTCGCTATCCCGACCGTGCTGCGCTGGCGGACGCGCTCCGGCGCGTCCTCGCCGCCGGCATCCGGCTCGACGGCGCCAGCGACCACGGCGTGAGCGAGGCCCTGTATCTCCGGGACCCCGACGAGAACGGCGTCGAGCTCTATCGCGACCGGCCCCGCGAGGAATGGCCACGCGATGCCGGTGGCGCACTCG
Proteins encoded in this window:
- a CDS encoding VOC family protein; the encoded protein is MNDAPGPIDPRVDIGHVHLKVADLERALAFYCGVLGFELTQRYGDGAAFVSAGGYHHHIGLNTWESLGGSPPPPGTTGLYHVAIRYPDRAALADALRRVLAAGIRLDGASDHGVSEALYLRDPDENGVELYRDRPREEWPRDAGGALVMTTGPLDIRALLREAP